The proteins below come from a single Desulfitobacterium metallireducens DSM 15288 genomic window:
- a CDS encoding YicC/YloC family endoribonuclease translates to MANSMTGFGRGEDSGYGYHFTVELKSVNHRFFEASVRLPRNMVSFEERIRKFLQEKIQRGRIDVFINVKETEEKKRLVKVDKDLALSYDKTLKELALALETAYETDIYRLTALPEVLAVEDEEMNLDLLWETLNGAVSQALLGFMEMRKIEGEKLAEDLLKRLDTISNEKDQISSLSESMVPDYQNRLRERIQLLLGENSVVDEARLANEVAIFADRVSITEELVRLQSHLDQARQTLRSSEPVGRKLDFLVQEMNREINTIGSKANNVRIAQHVVEVKSELEKIREQVQNLE, encoded by the coding sequence ATGGCGAATAGTATGACCGGTTTTGGTAGGGGAGAAGATTCAGGCTATGGGTATCATTTTACGGTAGAGTTAAAATCAGTCAATCATCGTTTTTTTGAGGCTTCAGTTCGGTTACCACGGAATATGGTGAGTTTTGAAGAACGAATCCGCAAGTTTCTTCAGGAAAAGATCCAACGGGGCCGGATTGATGTCTTTATCAATGTTAAGGAAACGGAAGAAAAAAAGAGATTGGTGAAGGTTGACAAAGATTTAGCCCTGTCGTATGATAAAACCTTGAAGGAACTTGCTTTAGCCCTTGAAACAGCGTATGAGACCGATATCTATCGTTTGACCGCTTTACCGGAAGTTCTTGCTGTAGAAGATGAGGAAATGAATTTAGACCTTCTATGGGAGACCTTGAACGGTGCAGTCAGTCAAGCACTGCTTGGTTTTATGGAGATGCGGAAAATTGAGGGAGAAAAGCTTGCAGAAGATCTTCTCAAACGATTAGATACCATCTCAAATGAGAAAGATCAGATTTCTAGCTTATCGGAAAGTATGGTGCCTGATTACCAAAATCGTCTACGGGAAAGAATTCAACTCTTGTTGGGGGAAAATTCTGTTGTGGATGAAGCTCGGCTTGCCAATGAAGTGGCGATCTTTGCAGATCGGGTTTCGATTACCGAAGAGTTGGTTCGCTTACAAAGTCATTTAGATCAAGCTCGTCAAACTTTACGAAGTTCAGAACCGGTAGGACGTAAGCTCGACTTTCTGGTACAAGAGATGAACCGAGAAATCAATACAATAGGCTCAAAAGCGAATAATGTAAGAATTGCTCAACATGTGGTTGAAGTGAAAAGCGAGCTGGAGAAAATTAGGGAACAAGTCCAAAATCTTGAGTAA
- the dapF gene encoding diaminopimelate epimerase, whose amino-acid sequence MEFVKMHGLGNDFVFIDHFNKQPAEGESEGDYPELARRLCHRQFGVGSDGLIAVLPSQVADARMRIFNLDGSEPEMCGNGIRCFARYIFDQGYIKKNTIQVETLAGILTLQLTLEGEKVTGVRVDMGEPILKPGLIPVLAQGEPVVGAKLEVEGQEFEYTAVSMGNPHCVIFVDDYKNLDFEHLGPAIEKHPLFPRKTNVEFIRVDSRGEITMKVWERGAGPTLACGTGACASTVAAILNGKIERKVTVHLPGGDLFIEWGEDNRVYMTGPATYVFRGIILDDKITQ is encoded by the coding sequence ATGGAATTTGTAAAAATGCATGGTCTCGGTAATGATTTTGTTTTTATAGACCATTTTAATAAGCAACCCGCAGAAGGGGAGAGTGAAGGAGACTATCCCGAACTTGCCCGTCGACTTTGTCACCGTCAATTTGGAGTGGGTAGTGATGGTTTAATTGCTGTGCTTCCTTCACAAGTAGCCGATGCCAGAATGCGGATTTTTAATCTAGATGGCTCAGAGCCGGAAATGTGTGGTAACGGAATTCGTTGTTTTGCTCGGTATATTTTTGATCAGGGATATATTAAGAAGAATACAATCCAAGTCGAAACCTTAGCTGGAATTCTTACGTTACAACTCACCCTTGAGGGAGAGAAAGTAACAGGGGTTCGGGTAGATATGGGCGAACCCATTCTTAAACCCGGTTTGATTCCCGTCTTGGCACAAGGTGAGCCAGTTGTTGGTGCTAAACTTGAGGTGGAGGGACAGGAATTCGAGTATACGGCGGTGTCGATGGGAAACCCTCACTGTGTCATCTTTGTCGATGATTATAAAAATTTGGATTTTGAGCATCTTGGACCTGCGATTGAAAAGCATCCGCTATTTCCTAGAAAGACCAATGTTGAGTTCATCCGGGTGGACTCCCGAGGGGAAATTACAATGAAGGTTTGGGAACGTGGAGCTGGGCCAACTTTAGCGTGTGGAACAGGGGCCTGTGCCTCAACGGTTGCGGCCATTCTCAATGGTAAGATAGAACGAAAAGTAACCGTTCATTTACCGGGTGGAGATCTTTTCATTGAGTGGGGTGAAGATAATCGCGTCTATATGACAGGACCGGCGACCTATGTGTTTAGAGGGATAATTCTTGATGACAAGATAACTCAATAG
- a CDS encoding calcium-transporting P-type ATPase, PMR1-type, giving the protein MRQQAWHVLPWLDVVKAFEVHPGKGLGLKEVNHRLIEFGKNRLETKKGTHPVFVFLGQFKDFMVLVLLAATIVSGLLGEIADAITIMAILIVNAVLGFIQEYRAEKSIDSLKSLTAPEARVLRDGIESRIPAADLVPGDIVLLEAGDRIPADIRWIQAVNIEVEESALTGESHPVNKMVSALADELTPMADRSNMGYMGTVVVNGRGAGVIVATGMDTEMGIIAGMIQSVEDEETPLQKRLDQLGKYLVLISLIVCGLVVATGVWRGEGFYKMFLAGVSLAVAAIPEGLPAIVTVALAIGVQRMVKRKAIVRKLPAVETLGCATVICSDKTGTLTQNEMTVRQIYSDRRMIAVTGQGYDPKGEFHGGDPMKTKDPLNEALKVAALCNNSTLTKKGVQVAGLFRSSNKESPWGIEGDPTEGALLVAAAKAGIWRETLERKEERIGEIPFDSDRKRMSVVYKGKHERKAYVKGAPDVILRLCKNELTSEGIVEISDIRRRTIMRANDEMARKALRVLAIAERSLREGEKQDERIEENLVFVGLMGMIDPPRASAGKAIQVCRRAGIKPVMITGDHRLTAEAVAQELGILRGNSHGIMTGAEMEQISDEELEKRVMNISVYARVTPKDKLRIVRALKKKKQVVAMTGDGVNDAPAVKEADIGIAMGKTGTDVTKEASAMVLADDNFATIVAAVEEGRGIYDNIRKFIRYLLSCNLGEVLTMFLATLVGLPLPLLAIQILWVNLVTDGLPAMALGVDGVDKDIMSRPPRAPGESIFSRGLARKIVIRGTMIGLGTLIVFVTGMFLGGNMLTARTMAFSTLVFSQLFHVFDCKSESRGIFEVGLFSNPYLVAAVTTSTLMQLSVIYLPPLQAIFKTAPLQLWQWGIILGVAGGPSILIGLWRLVKNAGNRRTSVVGGK; this is encoded by the coding sequence ATGCGGCAACAAGCGTGGCATGTTTTACCTTGGCTCGACGTAGTAAAGGCCTTTGAAGTTCATCCAGGTAAGGGATTAGGCTTGAAAGAGGTGAATCATCGCTTAATCGAGTTCGGGAAAAACAGGCTTGAGACGAAAAAGGGAACCCATCCTGTTTTCGTATTCTTAGGGCAATTTAAGGATTTTATGGTTTTGGTCCTATTAGCGGCGACGATTGTATCGGGGCTGTTGGGTGAAATAGCGGATGCTATCACGATTATGGCTATTCTGATTGTGAATGCCGTTCTTGGATTTATTCAGGAATATCGGGCGGAAAAATCGATTGATTCCCTTAAATCTTTAACTGCTCCAGAAGCTAGAGTACTCCGGGACGGGATAGAAAGTCGAATCCCAGCTGCGGATCTTGTGCCAGGCGACATCGTCTTACTGGAGGCGGGAGATCGAATACCTGCAGATATACGCTGGATCCAAGCGGTAAATATCGAAGTGGAAGAATCAGCACTCACGGGCGAATCTCATCCTGTCAATAAAATGGTCTCAGCCTTAGCCGATGAATTAACGCCGATGGCGGATCGGTCTAATATGGGGTATATGGGGACAGTCGTAGTTAACGGTCGTGGAGCAGGAGTGATTGTTGCAACCGGTATGGATACGGAAATGGGGATTATCGCGGGGATGATTCAGAGTGTTGAAGATGAGGAGACTCCCCTTCAGAAACGTCTTGATCAGCTGGGTAAATATCTCGTTCTTATTAGTTTAATTGTGTGTGGGTTGGTTGTGGCAACAGGCGTTTGGCGGGGAGAAGGTTTCTATAAAATGTTTCTTGCCGGAGTTTCCTTAGCTGTTGCTGCGATTCCTGAAGGACTTCCAGCGATTGTAACCGTCGCTTTAGCGATTGGAGTTCAACGGATGGTCAAAAGAAAAGCAATCGTTCGTAAGCTTCCGGCAGTGGAAACCTTAGGTTGCGCCACCGTGATTTGCTCGGATAAGACCGGGACGCTGACGCAAAATGAAATGACCGTACGCCAGATTTATTCAGATCGGCGAATGATTGCAGTGACAGGACAGGGATATGATCCGAAAGGAGAATTTCATGGCGGAGATCCGATGAAGACAAAAGATCCTTTGAATGAAGCTTTAAAAGTTGCGGCGTTATGCAATAACTCGACTTTAACTAAAAAAGGGGTACAGGTTGCCGGACTTTTCCGCTCTTCAAACAAAGAATCTCCTTGGGGAATTGAGGGAGACCCGACAGAGGGTGCTTTACTCGTTGCAGCAGCCAAGGCTGGGATTTGGAGGGAGACCTTAGAACGGAAAGAAGAACGAATTGGGGAAATTCCCTTTGACTCAGATCGTAAACGGATGAGTGTTGTCTATAAAGGAAAACATGAACGAAAAGCGTATGTTAAGGGAGCACCCGATGTCATCCTCAGACTTTGTAAAAATGAGCTTACTTCTGAGGGAATCGTAGAAATCTCGGATATTCGACGCCGTACAATCATGCGAGCCAATGATGAAATGGCGCGCAAAGCGTTACGGGTATTAGCCATCGCCGAACGTTCTCTGCGTGAAGGAGAGAAACAAGACGAGCGGATTGAAGAAAACTTAGTCTTTGTGGGTTTGATGGGGATGATTGACCCTCCTCGAGCAAGTGCGGGTAAAGCGATTCAAGTCTGCCGTCGTGCGGGGATCAAACCCGTTATGATCACGGGGGACCATCGACTGACTGCGGAAGCGGTGGCACAGGAGCTTGGAATCTTAAGGGGAAATTCCCATGGAATAATGACAGGGGCGGAGATGGAACAAATATCCGATGAGGAACTAGAGAAGAGAGTTATGAATATCTCGGTTTATGCCCGGGTTACCCCGAAAGATAAACTACGCATCGTTCGGGCATTGAAGAAAAAAAAGCAAGTGGTAGCGATGACAGGTGATGGGGTTAATGATGCTCCTGCAGTTAAGGAAGCAGATATTGGAATAGCGATGGGAAAAACGGGAACAGATGTGACAAAAGAGGCTTCTGCTATGGTTCTAGCCGATGATAACTTTGCGACGATCGTTGCAGCAGTTGAAGAAGGTCGGGGAATTTATGACAATATCCGTAAGTTTATCCGTTATTTGCTTTCGTGTAACTTGGGAGAAGTCTTGACAATGTTCTTAGCAACGCTGGTTGGACTCCCGCTCCCGTTATTAGCAATCCAGATACTTTGGGTTAATCTTGTTACGGACGGTTTACCGGCAATGGCTTTAGGGGTTGATGGGGTGGATAAAGATATCATGAGCCGCCCACCACGAGCGCCGGGAGAAAGCATCTTCTCCCGTGGGTTGGCGCGAAAAATCGTCATTCGCGGTACAATGATTGGACTTGGGACGTTAATCGTGTTTGTTACAGGTATGTTCTTAGGAGGGAATATGTTAACCGCCAGGACGATGGCTTTTAGCACCTTGGTCTTCTCCCAATTATTCCATGTTTTTGATTGTAAGTCAGAGTCGCGTGGTATTTTTGAAGTGGGGTTGTTCTCTAATCCCTACCTAGTAGCCGCAGTTACAACTTCAACTCTAATGCAACTGAGTGTAATCTATCTGCCCCCGCTCCAAGCTATTTTTAAAACAGCTCCGTTGCAACTCTGGCAGTGGGGAATCATTTTAGGGGTTGCCGGTGGCCCATCGATCCTTATTGGGCTTTGGCGTTTGGTCAAGAATGCAGGAAATAGACGCACCTCAGTGGTCGGAGGAAAGTGA
- a CDS encoding Rqc2 family fibronectin-binding protein produces the protein MALDGVTLNHLVKELAPQLIGARIDKVVQPEKEEIHLYLRNQGKSLRLLLNISATAARLHLTQENKKNPTSPPMFCMILRKHLEGGKILNLEQIGLERIVLITVQNYNEYGDLATLQLYLEIMGKHSNLILVDPVKQVILDGIKRYSHAVSRHREVLPGRTYIIPPSQGKWDPISESEEETFRSVLLKDEISGKLIDLLVKHFNGISPELAREVVVRAGLSLTIRLEQCGDIDLSRVFQGYLTLANPDTLPQIEPCLYYQSDAPSKKGLPTAFTFVPFQQYQGLTAETFFSLDAAIERFYHSKASNNNLEAKRGSLRKIVQENLHHMNKKLSIYEETMENAEKSFKYSRWGELITANLYRITPGMTEITVEDYNEETLPQITIQLDPQLSGIDNSQRYYRLYNKAKVTLQKTEPLKAASLNEVNYLESVLLSLEQASTPSEIEEVHKELIDQEYLAGKHINKSNPKKASKYPNKANAKKKQGNKPEAPQPKTYLSSEGRMILVGKNNRQNDWLTLKKGRPQDLWLHVKNIPGSHVLIPLEDGEEFPDDTTLEEAAALAIHFSQAKGSSQVPVDYTHVKNIKKPNAAKPGMVIYETNWSLYLTPKPEVIERLLSTENADE, from the coding sequence ATGGCCTTAGATGGTGTAACCCTAAATCATCTTGTTAAAGAACTCGCTCCTCAACTCATTGGAGCGCGCATTGATAAAGTCGTTCAACCTGAGAAGGAAGAAATTCATCTTTATCTCCGCAATCAGGGCAAGTCGTTGCGCTTGCTTTTAAACATAAGCGCCACCGCTGCTCGATTGCATCTCACTCAAGAAAACAAAAAGAATCCAACATCCCCGCCCATGTTTTGCATGATTCTGCGCAAACACCTTGAAGGCGGGAAAATACTCAACCTTGAGCAAATTGGACTCGAGCGGATCGTTCTCATCACCGTGCAAAACTACAATGAATATGGAGACCTTGCCACACTCCAGCTTTATCTGGAAATCATGGGCAAACACAGCAATCTAATCCTTGTTGATCCTGTAAAGCAAGTTATACTTGATGGGATAAAACGCTATTCTCATGCCGTTAGCCGCCATCGCGAAGTCCTACCCGGCCGCACCTATATCATCCCCCCTTCGCAAGGAAAATGGGATCCCATTTCCGAATCAGAAGAAGAAACGTTTCGCTCTGTGCTTTTAAAAGATGAAATCTCCGGTAAGTTAATCGACCTGCTTGTCAAACACTTCAATGGTATCAGCCCAGAACTTGCACGGGAAGTCGTGGTCCGCGCAGGACTCAGTCTAACAATCCGGCTTGAACAATGCGGAGATATTGACCTTTCCCGAGTTTTCCAAGGATATCTTACACTAGCTAACCCTGATACCCTGCCTCAAATCGAGCCTTGTCTTTATTATCAAAGTGATGCCCCCTCAAAAAAAGGACTTCCCACAGCCTTTACGTTTGTCCCCTTCCAGCAATATCAGGGCTTAACGGCTGAAACTTTTTTCTCTCTCGATGCAGCCATTGAACGCTTCTATCACTCTAAAGCTTCAAACAATAATCTCGAGGCCAAACGCGGCTCACTCCGTAAAATCGTGCAGGAAAATCTACACCATATGAATAAAAAGCTTAGCATTTATGAAGAAACGATGGAAAACGCTGAGAAATCGTTTAAATATTCCAGATGGGGTGAGTTAATCACCGCGAATCTTTACCGAATAACCCCGGGAATGACTGAAATCACCGTTGAGGATTATAATGAAGAAACACTCCCCCAAATTACGATTCAACTAGATCCTCAACTAAGCGGGATCGATAATTCGCAACGTTACTACCGACTCTATAACAAGGCTAAGGTCACCTTACAAAAGACCGAACCACTTAAAGCAGCGAGTTTAAATGAAGTGAACTACTTGGAGTCTGTTCTTCTCAGTCTCGAACAAGCCTCCACTCCTTCGGAAATTGAGGAAGTCCACAAAGAGTTAATCGATCAAGAATACCTTGCCGGCAAGCATATCAACAAAAGCAACCCTAAAAAGGCGAGCAAATATCCGAACAAAGCAAATGCGAAGAAAAAACAAGGAAATAAGCCGGAAGCCCCTCAACCTAAGACCTATCTTTCGAGCGAAGGTCGGATGATTTTAGTAGGAAAAAACAATCGACAAAACGATTGGCTCACTCTAAAAAAAGGTCGTCCTCAAGACCTTTGGCTCCACGTTAAGAACATTCCCGGTTCTCATGTCCTCATTCCGCTCGAGGATGGAGAGGAATTTCCCGATGACACCACCCTCGAAGAGGCAGCAGCACTGGCTATTCACTTCAGCCAAGCCAAAGGATCAAGCCAAGTGCCTGTGGACTATACGCATGTTAAGAATATTAAAAAGCCGAATGCCGCAAAACCAGGTATGGTCATTTATGAAACGAACTGGAGTTTGTATCTTACACCAAAGCCGGAGGTAATTGAGCGGTTGTTGTCCACGGAAAATGCAGATGAGTAA
- a CDS encoding adenylyltransferase/cytidyltransferase family protein — protein sequence MNSQKKKYLIGYTAGVFDLFHVGHLNILRRAKEICEILIVGVNTDELVQEYKKKTPVIPTTERIAIVESIRYVDKVVPVTSRNKIMAYEKYRFDVLIVGDDWKGSNHYITIEEKLAKKGVTVIYVPYTQNTSSTLLRNVLSKI from the coding sequence ATGAATTCACAAAAAAAGAAATATCTAATCGGATATACAGCAGGCGTTTTTGATTTATTCCATGTCGGGCACTTAAATATATTGCGGCGTGCAAAAGAGATATGCGAGATTCTTATTGTCGGTGTTAATACAGATGAGCTTGTCCAAGAATATAAGAAAAAAACGCCAGTCATTCCCACGACTGAGCGTATTGCAATTGTTGAGAGCATACGGTATGTAGATAAGGTTGTGCCGGTGACAAGTAGAAACAAGATTATGGCTTATGAAAAATATAGATTTGACGTTCTCATTGTCGGTGATGATTGGAAAGGCAGTAATCATTATATAACAATAGAAGAGAAATTAGCTAAAAAAGGTGTCACTGTCATTTATGTTCCCTATACCCAGAATACTTCATCAACACTTTTAAGAAATGTCTTAAGCAAAATCTAA
- a CDS encoding lipopolysaccharide biosynthesis protein: MNGKFMRLLSDTFVFAIGNVFSKVILFFLMPLYTTTLTTEQYGVADLLNNSIELFLPVATLCISDAVYRFVIDEDSDKQQIFNIGLNVLLISFAIVSVIILVGNIFIKYEYTCFFLALYMANATRSLFANFARGMGHIKKFVISGIINTLSLLGFNMLFLLALKLETSGYLLAIILSNVMAAVYLFFSVHIGQYCNIKRTSKEMQKEMLIFSLPNVPNMVSWWFNNVFSRYIVSAVCGIGIAGMFSAACKLPSMINLLATIFQQAWQFSASKESKSQDSKQFFTMVFEFYSAFIVLAGSAVIFFTPLISRIVLRGDFYEAWHYVPLLLVSAVLGCYSIYFGTFYLAVKKNLMSMVSTVIGAVVNVVGCFVLIPKIGVYGAVYSNIVSYFIIVIVRMFNTKQYSQIDVKYFYLFFSIFLLTVQAIIRSFVEKNVILFQIIIFLSILVLNVFYNQKYISSFFCLKFRDRES, encoded by the coding sequence ATGAACGGTAAATTTATGCGATTACTATCAGATACGTTTGTTTTTGCAATAGGGAACGTATTTTCGAAAGTAATACTATTCTTTTTAATGCCTTTGTATACTACTACATTAACAACTGAGCAGTATGGCGTTGCGGATTTACTAAATAATTCCATAGAGCTGTTTTTACCGGTTGCTACATTGTGTATTTCAGATGCGGTTTATCGATTTGTCATTGATGAAGATAGTGACAAACAGCAAATATTTAATATTGGTTTAAATGTATTGCTAATAAGCTTTGCGATTGTGTCTGTAATTATTCTAGTTGGAAATATATTTATTAAGTACGAATATACATGTTTCTTTTTGGCCTTGTATATGGCAAATGCAACTCGCTCGTTATTTGCAAATTTTGCACGCGGTATGGGACATATTAAAAAATTTGTTATTAGTGGCATTATAAATACATTATCTCTTCTCGGCTTTAATATGTTGTTTTTGTTAGCGCTGAAGCTTGAAACCTCCGGATATCTGCTTGCCATTATATTATCCAATGTCATGGCGGCAGTATATTTGTTCTTTAGTGTACATATCGGACAATACTGCAACATAAAGAGAACAAGTAAAGAGATGCAGAAAGAAATGCTTATTTTTTCACTGCCCAATGTGCCCAATATGGTTTCGTGGTGGTTTAATAATGTATTCAGCAGATACATTGTCAGCGCTGTTTGCGGCATCGGAATTGCCGGAATGTTTTCTGCCGCTTGCAAATTACCATCCATGATAAACTTGTTGGCGACAATCTTTCAGCAAGCCTGGCAGTTTTCAGCATCAAAGGAAAGCAAGAGCCAAGATAGTAAACAATTTTTCACTATGGTGTTTGAATTCTACTCGGCCTTTATTGTGTTGGCAGGTTCTGCGGTTATTTTCTTCACGCCACTTATCTCTCGTATTGTGTTGAGAGGTGACTTCTATGAGGCCTGGCATTATGTGCCATTGTTACTGGTATCTGCAGTTTTAGGTTGCTACTCTATATATTTCGGAACTTTTTATCTGGCTGTCAAGAAGAACTTAATGAGTATGGTCAGTACCGTAATCGGGGCTGTTGTGAACGTAGTTGGGTGTTTTGTTTTGATACCGAAAATCGGCGTATATGGTGCTGTATATTCAAACATAGTGAGTTACTTTATTATTGTCATAGTAAGAATGTTTAACACAAAACAATATTCGCAAATTGATGTAAAATACTTTTACTTATTTTTTAGCATTTTTCTTTTGACAGTGCAAGCTATTATAAGGTCTTTTGTAGAGAAAAATGTTATATTATTTCAGATTATTATATTTCTCAGCATTTTGGTGTTAAATGTTTTTTACAATCAGAAATACATATCATCGTTTTTTTGTCTAAAATTTAGAGATAGGGAGTCTTAA
- a CDS encoding EpsG family protein → MSLYYGLMGYFLIAALILYYGKQHGKKDSIYLFCTMSVLFVLAALRAHTIGNDTQTYVWLFENISRMSIQDLNTNSRYELGYLYYNKAVSIINGNPQVLLAITSLILIVGYARFIRKYSMNVWLSVYLFLVMGYFGSAVNILRQCIAMIVLLYSYSFIKRKKILPFLICVILATTFHKTAIVFVLAYPISKMRINYKTIGAFTAGTIVVYIVFTRALNVLFSYLPIYQYYLGGKYMEGGIRTASVVSFGITLCIFLVGLCSGAYKRESKLVNENGIATIKENNENQIMTIFLMFSLSVTVISFKFNLLDRMSEYFSVFSIVYLPNILRNFKNKNLSVLLTAVVIVAFTIYFTTIQLYRPDWNYIYPYEFFWQH, encoded by the coding sequence ATGTCATTGTATTACGGCCTTATGGGATATTTCTTGATAGCGGCTTTGATACTGTACTATGGAAAACAGCATGGTAAAAAAGATAGTATATATTTGTTTTGTACGATGAGTGTACTGTTTGTTTTGGCTGCTTTGAGAGCACATACTATAGGAAATGACACGCAGACTTATGTTTGGCTTTTTGAAAATATATCACGCATGTCCATTCAAGACTTGAATACGAATAGCCGTTATGAGTTGGGCTATCTGTACTATAACAAGGCAGTAAGCATAATCAATGGGAATCCACAGGTCTTATTAGCAATAACGAGTTTAATACTAATTGTTGGATATGCACGTTTTATACGAAAATATTCGATGAATGTATGGCTGAGCGTTTACTTATTTTTGGTTATGGGATATTTCGGAAGTGCCGTGAATATACTTAGACAATGCATAGCAATGATTGTTTTGCTTTATTCCTATAGTTTTATTAAGCGAAAAAAAATACTGCCGTTTCTTATTTGTGTAATATTGGCGACAACCTTTCACAAAACAGCGATTGTATTTGTACTGGCATATCCCATTTCGAAAATGAGAATTAATTATAAGACTATTGGAGCGTTTACGGCTGGAACAATTGTAGTCTATATTGTTTTTACTCGTGCTTTAAATGTACTGTTCTCATATTTACCTATATATCAGTATTATCTAGGGGGAAAATATATGGAAGGAGGAATAAGAACTGCAAGCGTGGTGAGTTTCGGAATAACACTTTGTATTTTTCTGGTTGGATTATGTTCTGGAGCATATAAAAGGGAATCAAAATTGGTAAATGAGAATGGGATTGCGACAATAAAAGAAAATAACGAGAATCAAATCATGACTATATTTTTGATGTTTAGTTTATCAGTTACAGTTATTTCATTTAAATTCAATCTGCTGGATCGTATGAGTGAATATTTTAGTGTATTTTCAATAGTATATCTGCCAAATATACTGAGAAATTTTAAAAATAAAAATTTATCAGTTTTGTTGACAGCTGTGGTTATTGTTGCGTTCACAATATATTTCACGACTATACAGTTATATCGGCCGGATTGGAACTATATTTATCCCTATGAATTTTTTTGGCAGCACTAA
- a CDS encoding glycosyltransferase family 1 protein: MEKIKILHVVSSLSTGSGVMGFIMNYFRNINSEKIQFDFLYFKEIEGTYKEEIEFLGGHTFCLVKPGFRLATCMQYNHFFSRHANEYVALHNHEVYLTFFLAPIAKKNGIKHIITHSHATMFSDNKIKALRNRILCFPLKRQANHYFTCSKAAGTFLYGEKRIRAGKVMVINNAINCKRFQYNETVRDDVRNGLGLTGKVVVGHVGRFTEQKNHVFLIDIFNEIHKKNNNTVLMLVGRGPLEKKIKQKVENLGLNGFVFFLGQRSDIPDLLQAMDVFVLPSLYEGLPVIGIEAQSTGLPCVMSDKVTKEIDITNVDHLKLSASLSNWSELIIKKAMVHNRNDTTEQIKLAGLDINEEAKKLEKIYVEMSGDER; encoded by the coding sequence ATGGAAAAGATTAAAATCTTGCATGTAGTGTCTAGCCTAAGCACAGGCAGCGGTGTCATGGGATTCATCATGAATTACTTTCGCAATATAAATAGTGAAAAAATTCAATTTGACTTTCTGTATTTTAAAGAAATAGAGGGAACGTACAAAGAAGAAATAGAGTTTTTAGGTGGCCATACATTCTGTTTGGTCAAGCCTGGTTTCAGGCTAGCGACATGTATGCAGTATAATCACTTTTTCTCAAGGCATGCGAACGAATATGTTGCATTACATAATCATGAGGTATATCTCACCTTTTTCCTTGCTCCAATTGCAAAGAAAAATGGTATAAAACATATTATCACACATAGCCATGCTACTATGTTTTCTGACAATAAAATTAAGGCATTGCGCAATCGTATCCTTTGCTTTCCACTAAAACGTCAAGCTAATCACTACTTTACCTGTTCAAAAGCTGCAGGTACATTTTTGTACGGGGAAAAGAGAATACGTGCTGGAAAAGTGATGGTTATCAATAATGCGATTAATTGCAAGAGGTTTCAATATAATGAAACCGTTCGTGATGATGTACGTAATGGACTAGGGCTCACAGGAAAAGTGGTAGTTGGTCACGTGGGAAGATTTACTGAGCAAAAAAACCATGTGTTCTTAATTGATATTTTTAATGAAATTCACAAAAAGAACAATAACACAGTATTAATGCTTGTTGGCAGAGGACCGCTAGAAAAGAAGATCAAACAAAAGGTTGAGAATCTAGGATTGAACGGTTTTGTTTTCTTTTTGGGTCAACGTAGTGATATACCAGATTTGTTGCAGGCGATGGATGTGTTTGTACTTCCATCTCTATATGAAGGATTGCCGGTAATCGGCATAGAAGCACAGTCGACAGGACTGCCGTGTGTCATGAGTGATAAGGTCACAAAAGAAATTGATATTACCAATGTGGATCATCTAAAATTATCTGCTTCGCTTTCAAATTGGAGTGAACTGATAATTAAAAAGGCAATGGTTCATAATCGAAATGACACAACAGAGCAAATTAAATTAGCAGGACTTGACATCAACGAAGAAGCCAAAAAATTAGAAAAAATATATGTTGAAATGTCTGGAGACGAAAGATAA